Proteins from one Gemmatimonadaceae bacterium genomic window:
- a CDS encoding prepilin-type N-terminal cleavage/methylation domain-containing protein, with the protein MTARRGFALPELLISVLLLAIVGGAISEGLRRQQQVFRSIALLTSVRGDAHDAAEVLVADLSAASPLDTLPLALDSAVEFYSLIGASVSCDSAPEYQIAMPPEKLRSGIRLTTLLASPDSGDVLLVFNHDSAATAGEPRWERHAVAAVSSAPSTTVCPPSTGFTSAADVNTPAYVITLSGAVSGAIGRGAPVRILRRTRYSLYRASDSRWYLGQRRCSPLGAPACGAIQPVSGPYMAYAGSGGQSGIGLRYFDGAALPVWSSGGTTRVALVEVIVRTRTPIPVRPGGARSAAYIDSTSLSVALRNRD; encoded by the coding sequence ATGACCGCGCGCCGCGGCTTCGCGCTACCGGAGCTGCTGATCTCCGTCCTCCTGCTCGCGATCGTTGGCGGCGCGATTTCCGAGGGCCTTCGCCGGCAGCAGCAGGTGTTTCGCTCGATCGCGTTGCTGACATCGGTTCGGGGAGACGCGCATGACGCTGCCGAAGTGCTCGTGGCCGACCTGTCCGCCGCCTCACCCCTCGACACGCTTCCGCTCGCGCTCGACTCGGCGGTCGAGTTCTACAGCCTGATCGGCGCTTCGGTCAGCTGTGATTCGGCGCCGGAGTACCAAATCGCGATGCCGCCGGAGAAGCTTCGGAGTGGCATCCGGCTTACGACGCTGCTCGCTTCGCCCGACAGCGGGGACGTCCTGCTGGTGTTCAACCACGACAGCGCGGCGACGGCGGGCGAGCCGCGCTGGGAGCGGCATGCGGTCGCAGCCGTCTCGTCGGCGCCGTCGACGACGGTGTGTCCGCCCTCGACCGGCTTCACCTCCGCGGCTGACGTAAACACACCGGCGTACGTCATCACGCTGAGCGGCGCGGTGAGCGGCGCTATCGGGCGGGGCGCCCCCGTCCGCATTTTGCGGCGCACGCGCTACAGCCTGTATCGCGCGTCGGACTCGCGCTGGTACCTCGGTCAGCGCCGCTGCAGCCCGCTCGGCGCGCCGGCATGTGGGGCAATCCAGCCGGTGAGCGGACCGTACATGGCGTACGCCGGGTCGGGCGGGCAGAGCGGGATCGGACTGCGGTACTTCGATGGGGCTGCGCTGCCCGTTTGGTCGTCGGGGGGGACGACGCGCGTGGCGCTGGTCGAGGTCATCGTCCGTACCCGCACGCCGATCCCGGTGCGGCCCGGCGGCGCGCGGTCCGCCGCGTACATCGATTCCACGTCGCTCTCGGTCGCGCTGCGCAATCGTGACTGA
- a CDS encoding prepilin-type N-terminal cleavage/methylation domain-containing protein, giving the protein MRVGSRSGFTLIELVIAAFIFAVGVLALEATAASSLRRLRRSADLSLAAAVARSRLEALAAARCTALASGNEDIRGVASSWTIEATPLPSVWAVSQTVVYALDGRLRTDTYRAMINCSE; this is encoded by the coding sequence ATGCGCGTCGGTTCTCGCTCCGGCTTCACGCTCATCGAGCTCGTCATCGCGGCGTTCATCTTCGCCGTGGGCGTCCTCGCGCTCGAAGCCACCGCCGCCTCGTCGCTCCGGCGCCTGCGGCGGTCCGCCGATCTCTCGCTCGCGGCCGCGGTGGCGCGGTCCCGCCTGGAGGCACTGGCAGCCGCGCGCTGTACCGCGCTCGCGAGCGGCAACGAAGACATTCGCGGCGTCGCCTCCAGCTGGACGATCGAGGCGACCCCGCTCCCGTCCGTTTGGGCCGTGTCGCAGACCGTCGTGTACGCGCTCGACGGACGGCTGCGCACGGACACCTATCGCGCGATGATCAACTGCTCCGAATGA
- the pilM gene encoding type IV pilus assembly protein PilM, which produces MALLGRRKPTVGLDIGSGLIKAVVIDHSKGAPELVKVGIAPLSTDAIVEGEVMDPGIVADAIRECLAMAEVKTKEVVTAVGGRDVIVKKIQAERVGEREAREVMRWEAQQHVPFDDMDAVELDFQVLDPDDEGNSQMSVLLVAAKRDLVEAKLRLLSEAGLSPSIVDVDAFALHNAFELNYPGAMSGIVALMNIGHEVTNINVLDSGIPVLTRDLAVGTRRLREDLQRERGLTAEDANALITGYDRSAHVDAVLDARVEELAVGVERAVAFLLSTAKAGAALRSVYICGGGARTPGLNDVLGKRMRVPVELANPLANLQMRSGALESLVMDEVAPLLMLPVGLALRNR; this is translated from the coding sequence ATGGCGCTTCTCGGCCGTCGTAAGCCGACCGTTGGCCTAGACATAGGTTCCGGACTGATCAAGGCAGTAGTGATCGACCACTCCAAGGGTGCCCCGGAGCTGGTCAAGGTCGGTATTGCCCCCCTTTCCACGGATGCCATCGTGGAGGGCGAGGTCATGGATCCGGGTATCGTCGCCGACGCGATCCGCGAGTGTCTGGCGATGGCCGAGGTGAAGACGAAGGAAGTCGTGACCGCCGTCGGCGGCCGCGACGTGATCGTCAAGAAGATCCAGGCGGAGCGCGTGGGCGAGCGGGAGGCGCGCGAGGTGATGCGCTGGGAGGCGCAGCAGCACGTCCCGTTCGATGACATGGACGCGGTCGAGCTCGACTTCCAGGTTCTCGATCCTGACGACGAGGGCAACAGCCAGATGAGTGTGCTGCTCGTCGCGGCCAAGCGGGACCTGGTCGAGGCGAAGCTGCGGCTTCTGAGCGAGGCCGGGCTGTCCCCGTCGATCGTGGACGTCGATGCCTTCGCCCTGCACAACGCGTTCGAGCTGAATTATCCCGGGGCGATGAGCGGCATCGTCGCGCTGATGAACATCGGCCACGAAGTGACCAACATCAACGTTCTCGACTCGGGCATTCCCGTCCTGACCCGCGACCTCGCGGTGGGGACGCGGCGGCTGCGCGAGGACCTGCAGCGCGAGCGCGGCCTCACGGCCGAGGACGCGAACGCCCTCATCACGGGGTACGACCGCTCCGCGCACGTGGACGCGGTGCTGGACGCGCGCGTCGAGGAGCTCGCCGTGGGCGTCGAGCGCGCGGTGGCCTTTCTGCTCTCGACCGCGAAGGCCGGCGCGGCGCTCCGCTCGGTGTACATCTGCGGCGGCGGCGCCCGCACCCCGGGACTCAATGACGTGCTCGGAAAGCGTATGCGTGTCCCGGTAGAGCTGGCCAACCCGCTAGCGAATCTGCAGATGCGCTCGGGCGCGCTGGAGTCGCTGGTGATGGATGAAGTCGCGCCGCTGCTGATGCTTCCGGTCGGTCTCGCCCTCCGGAACCGGTGA
- a CDS encoding PilN domain-containing protein: MIHINLLPGARRRTAGGGGGGFSPKELLGSLGDRVKDKYLVGAVIAVIVAVALGAFMFTRQAQASGELAERERTALQDSARFATVLRARVAAETERDLVLRQLAVIQSIDDTRFMWSHILEEISRVVPQYTWLVSIAQTSAPPSAAAPDSEIVALQREATTPAGRARLEKARREKAVAIGRRATQFRIIGHTVDIQALTRFMRDLESSPFIQNVNLARSDLVTSDGKEVTEFQLDAASERPPPTEIRTLPLSVRVQ; encoded by the coding sequence ATGATTCACATCAATCTGTTACCCGGCGCCAGGCGCCGGACGGCCGGGGGCGGCGGGGGCGGTTTCAGTCCCAAGGAGCTGCTCGGCTCCCTCGGAGACCGCGTCAAGGACAAGTACCTCGTCGGCGCGGTGATCGCGGTGATCGTCGCCGTCGCACTCGGCGCGTTCATGTTCACGCGTCAGGCGCAGGCCAGTGGCGAGCTCGCCGAGCGGGAACGGACGGCGCTGCAGGACTCGGCGCGTTTCGCGACCGTTCTGCGGGCGCGTGTCGCGGCGGAGACGGAGCGGGACCTCGTGCTGCGGCAGCTGGCCGTGATCCAGTCGATCGACGATACGCGCTTCATGTGGTCGCACATTCTGGAAGAGATCAGCCGCGTGGTACCGCAGTACACCTGGCTCGTTTCGATCGCGCAGACGAGCGCTCCGCCGAGCGCGGCCGCTCCAGATTCCGAGATCGTGGCGCTGCAGCGCGAGGCCACTACCCCGGCCGGAAGGGCCCGCCTGGAGAAGGCGCGGCGGGAGAAGGCCGTGGCGATCGGCAGGCGTGCCACTCAGTTCCGCATCATAGGACACACAGTCGACATACAAGCGCTGACCCGGTTCATGCGTGACCTGGAGTCGTCGCCCTTCATTCAGAACGTCAACCTCGCGCGGTCCGACCTCGTGACCAGCGACGGCAAAGAGGTCACCGAATTCCAGCTGGACGCTGCATCCGAGCGTCCCCCGCCGACGGAGATTCGGACGCTGCCGCTATCCGTGAGGGTTCAGTAG
- the pilO gene encoding type 4a pilus biogenesis protein PilO — translation MAIGENFTKREQTLIGIALLSFALLGAFWYLMYSPKSKTLSAMELRVDSLEAANQQARTDLARGSVDSLRASVARDREALKVMTRLVPTKNEVPGLLEDVSTAARRVGLDLASVEPMPVIPGDDFDTHRYKISVIGGYHELGRFLSNVGSLQRIVAPVALEMKPFVSSGRGATRRAAPGKSMLDSNFQIQTYVAKVRPDDPLATRAGDEEVAAQ, via the coding sequence ATGGCCATCGGCGAAAACTTCACCAAGCGCGAGCAAACGCTGATCGGGATCGCGCTGCTCTCGTTCGCGCTGCTCGGCGCGTTCTGGTACCTCATGTATTCACCGAAGTCGAAGACTCTGAGCGCTATGGAGCTGCGCGTCGACTCGCTGGAGGCGGCCAACCAGCAGGCCCGCACCGACCTCGCGCGCGGGAGCGTCGATTCGCTGCGCGCTTCCGTGGCGCGGGACAGAGAGGCTCTCAAGGTCATGACGCGGCTCGTCCCCACGAAGAACGAAGTTCCGGGTCTGCTCGAGGACGTCTCGACCGCGGCGCGCAGAGTGGGACTCGACCTGGCGTCGGTGGAGCCGATGCCGGTCATCCCCGGCGACGACTTTGACACGCACCGGTACAAGATCTCGGTGATCGGCGGGTACCACGAGCTGGGCAGGTTCCTGAGCAACGTCGGCTCGCTGCAGCGGATCGTGGCGCCGGTGGCGCTCGAGATGAAGCCGTTCGTGTCGTCGGGACGGGGAGCGACGCGGCGGGCCGCGCCGGGCAAATCGATGCTCGACTCGAATTTCCAGATCCAGACGTACGTGGCCAAGGTGCGTCCGGACGATCCGCTGGCCACGCGCGCCGGTGATGAAGAGGTAGCGGCCCAATGA